In Antennarius striatus isolate MH-2024 chromosome 20, ASM4005453v1, whole genome shotgun sequence, the genomic window GGTAGTCTTTTAACAAATTACCATGACCACCTATGAAACACCCTTCCTCCATTGCCCTCTGAGCTGCAGGCAGATTGAGTTCAGCTCCAGAGCAACGTCAGTCACTGCTGCTATACGAAGCTTCAACGGCAccaaaaacacaggaaaccCTGAAGGCAGCAACCAGATGAATCCACCAAAAACACGATAAATGAGTAAAGCTGTGCAGCTCCAGTTCAGGGAAATCGTGACAGGAGGAACACAATTTAAACAAAGTAGCAGCAGCTTCCTGATGAATACGCCTCGTCTCTGGTATATTAGAAGCGTGTCTTCATGTGTATATTTTCGCAAtcatttcatgctttttttttttttttttcatggtaaTTCTACTAAAAGTGGTCCACATTTTCTTTCCTGATCCAGTTTCTGACTATTGCTAAAGGAGATTAGCTCCAGGCTGATGGCTCTGTCCAAAATACTGGAAAATACGCAGTCCAGACAGATGATATGTAGGATGCAGTTTGTATAGCTTGCAGTTGTGTTGTGGTCAGTTGTGGACAGAGGattttctccacacacacacacacactctctcacacacacaacagacaccaCTCCTTAGACTCAACTACCTGTCTCCTCACACCCTTAAAATATTCACAGGCACTACATGCTGCATCTTCTGGTGTCATGTTTTTTGAGGAAACTTTTTTGGCCCtccattaaatgatgtggaaatATAGATATAGCTCTACCAGTACGTACACACAGCCTAAACAGCGCTCTCCATCAGACCGGGACCCTTGGTGACATCTTGCTCCAATTTGAGGGAGGCTGTGTGATTGGCCAGCTCTTTCAGATCATAACCAGCACAGAAATTCCCTCCTGGAGGAGACCACAAAATTACAAAGTATGGCAGCTGGAAAGTCAGAGAGGAAGGGAaaatgatgaggatgaaaaaaacaacaagttgaGCTGGAGTCTGAGAGCTGCAATTTGGATTGCAGCTTGCTTTGGGCTGGCGGGCATACAAATGCTTCTCTTGCCTCAAGAGCCCAAATCCAATGCGCAGTTGCAGGGCATGCATGTGTTCACATATGCACATACACAATATCCTCATTAATGGAAGACTAACATACTCCAACCACATCCCCTTCAGATGGATTCATGTGGTAATTGCAACATTACCCAAGAGGCCTACAAACACTATGTCACAGGCTCAGGCAGAGACTCGTAAAATCCTCCTCTCTGCTTATTGCAGCTGTAATGAAAATGACTATAACGCACTCATGTGCCAGCAACACCCATCATCTGGGAGCTTTGATTACAGCTGTGGGCCAGCACAGAgcaattacacaaaaactgtgCGTCATGTTGTTAATGGGAGCAGCGACGTGACAGAGCTCCCTAAACTCTTCTGTCCCTGCAGGACCCAGTGAGCAGAAGCTCTTCAGGCATTATTTCACTTTGGGGAAGGGGAGTTAGTGAACCATGAAGCCAAACACATATTATATTTACTTATAATTTGAGTGATGAACAGTGATTGGCAAAGTCTTTCCAggagtgtaaaaacaaaaccaagttGTTCAGTTAAACCTCACAGCAAGAGGCTTCTGGTTTCATTCCCATCCTTGATGCCTTtgtgtgaggagtttgcatgtcccCCACATGTCCCTACGGCTTATCCCCGACACCCTGTGGTCCATGgtgaaaatgtgttgaaaatatGAAGTTTCTTAAAAGGTTTGGGGAACACTGTCAGTCCTCTCTTATTCACAACATGCATCTACCGGACTTTGTGGAGgtaaaataagaacagaaaaaCTAATGAGGATTTATAGATATTAAAAATGGATTCACCTCCCAGCACAGTTGAACCTACACTATAGTGAAACAGCTGGGTTGACATTTTGACCCCACATGACCGTGAACACCCACAAATATACAAATCCATACACTCTAAGTGTGTGCTAGAGTAATCAAAACCTAAAGCAAGCAATTACTTTTAATTTGTGGGGTTAAAAAGACACCAAAAAAAGTATGccaacactaaaaaaaacaagagctgAGAGAGCGTTCACGTTGATGTTAATTTGAGCAAAATGGATTCCTTATGTTTTAAGAAACACTACATCCAAACCTGAACCTCCCTCCTTGTCATCTCCTAACGCAGACAGACTGCTAATCACCAGCGAAGGTCAGTGTTCTTGTTATGTCGGGGCAGAGATACGGGACAAGCTGCTGACAGGAATGTGTGGTCAGACGATTAAAATCCCATTACAGACATGGTGGGAAACGCAGAAGAGACACTTCAGCTGGAACAACCTACTGTGTCTCAACATGAGCTAACGACTCTCTGACACTTTCTTCTCCACAGCGGGGACCAGTGGCATCGAGCAGCCTTCAGCTGGAGAGGCTCCAACCTCTGAAGTACCCAGACAAAGTATACACTCGTGTGTTTGGAGGCCAGGGTGCACGTTCCAAAGCAGACAGGTTGAAGACATTATTTCTACCGGGGGGGGAAGGCGCCCATTCAGTTTGTGATGATTATTTTTAGAGGTATTAGGAGCCATGGCAGGACCCTGGCTTTGGGCAGTTGAAGTCCagctcacaggtgtgtgttcttTATGCCATGTCAGCTCAATCCACAGACTCAAGGGGTGTAAAGAAGCTGGACTAAAACAATTCCATACATTTTATGACATTACAGAGTTGCCAAGCAATCAGAGGAGACTCCAGGACACTGCTGatcctgttcaagaagcagTCTAGCACATAATAAATACCCCAATATGTTTCCATGCTTCAGCACTCGTGAAGATTAAACATAAAGATATTACATGTCACTGAAGTTCTGCTTGGTGGGTTGGGTTACACCAAGCCAGGCTTGCAGTTTTTCCACAGTTTCCCTGTCCGTCTGTGTGGTAAAGGAAGCTCATCAGCTGTAGCTACAGAAGTAGTAAACAGACATATGGAAATTATCTCATCGAACACAATGAGAGATGAAGAACAAATTCACCCTCCTCAATCAGCACAGAGTCAAGTCTGGGACCCTGTCGAAAGCCTCCAGGTCATCTCACCACATTATGGACATCAGCTCTACCCCAGAGTAACAACAGACCCGGGTCTGAATGATGTGTCGTAGATACACAGACAGTAGCTAATACAGACCACAGCTCAGACTGTAAGTTCAAACCCCACAGTACATGAAGTCCATTTATGTGGGCAGATCTGACGACAGAACTCACGACAATAGTGAAAAAATGAAGTGATTGTCTGGACTGAGGTGAAGTCTAAGGTTCTTTCTCCGCTTCAGTCTGTATTTATGAGTGGTTATGGTTTGCGGTTGCAGCAGGCAGTTGACCTGACATTGTTGGGATCACCCCAAGAATTCTAGTTGTCAACCACAAAGGCTGCAACCAAGacagcaagaaaaacaaagctaCAGGATGCGTTCACCTCATGCACACAGTCTAGTCTAAGAAGAAGACGCTCATAAACTAAACTCAGCCAggagagactgaaatctttttttttttggatggagCATGAAACACCTCTTGTACTTTTCTGATGTTACCTTAGGTCATGTAGGAGGGGTGCTCAAAGTTAGAATTTTGAGAGTTAAGCCACAATTTTGTGAGAGAAatgcaaaatcatgtttttgtcatgtaaatactgtacatttctgGTTATAATTTATGATAGTATTTTTCCTGCTTCCAATAAATCAATccgtttttaaaataaatttagcaGAAAAGCGAATAAGTGTGCGGTGGCATTCTGGTCAATGGATATTATCCATCGGTTAAGGTGACAAATGTACTTGTTCTATTTACCAACGTGTATGCTTTGGGAATAAAATCACATTATCACTGAAACATGACCCCAAAAATTAATACTTTATACAGGGAATTTGAGTTTAACTATGCAGTTGTGTTCTCGTTTATTTGCTGAACTGAGTTAACTCATATTTACCCGGTTTTTGCAGACTACGGGCTCAAGCGTTATACTGTACTATATATGCCAATATCATGGGGACCTGTGCTGCCACCTACAGTCTTTATGAAGTCACTGCATGTTTCAACTCATTCCTGTGCCGGTCTTCCTGACAGCGCTTAAACTCTAAAAATCATCGCCTCAGAAAACTTAAACCCATTAAAATCACGTAACTGTCATTCACCAAATTGAGCAGAATTAATTTAACTGTCTAATGATAGTACAGTAATAGATATTTATACTGCGGAACCGTCGGGGAAGTTTGCGCTCAACAAGTATAGGACGACAGTGCACCACTTTTATTCTTCCCAGGAGAAACAAAAGCACAACAAGGTTCTGGGACACATTTGATGGACTGCAGCACTGCTAACTCCCTACTGACAGAAGAGGGCGGCATTAGACAAAGTTAAATCGACAGTTTCCTTGTCTTCCACAACCATTAAACAAAGATAGAACTCcaggaaaatgttttatcttttttaataaaagatttCTCTTTTTGTATTCTTTTTATACATTGTTAAGgcatcatgcaaaaaaaaaaaaagtcctactAAAGGCGTTATGCTTACTCTACCAAAAATTATAGGTTCTAACGTCGGAAGTTTTCCCTTAAAATAAGTTTGTACAAATATGGCATGTAAAGCTGGCATGTAAGTGAATCTCAAAGCAGGTCAACACCCGCTTTCACTGTTTTTGTAAACATAGCTTTGAGCAAAACTGGACataggaaaagacaagagaaaggGATAGCATGCTTCAATGTGGGATCGAATTTCCCTTTAAAGCATGCAATgcattttaaatcatatttacaATGCATCATCTTTACTCTCGACATGTTATTTTCTTAAATTGTTTCAATTTaagttaagacattaaaaaGTTTATCGACAAtaacagacaaaaagacagtGTGCCCATTATATCCCCAACCCTTTCACAGACATAGCTCAGATTGGTCATCAAACAAATCACTACAAGATTTTTCTTCAGACATCAAGCTTTCCCAGTTGCACCTCCAAACAAGAGATTTTACAACCCAAACAAAAGAAGGCTCATTTAAAGccatttgtattatttttctaaatttgtgTGCAACAGCTGAACTGGGACTAATAATCACTTTTAAATCTTGCAGTGTGCAACATGTCATACATCTGGGAGGTGGGGGTAGCTTTGGCACAGTTGTGTCCAGTTGTGCTCTATTGTGGTGATCCATGTGCGTTATACTATATTGAAGACCATTGATAAATACTGTTCATATGAAACTTGGATCCAGCCATCCTGGTCTGTGTCGTACCGCCTGAAGACGTCAGTCAACCTCTATGCAAAggggagaagaaaaggaaattaaacGCTTTAATCATAACACCAACCtctaatttcttatttttataaaGTCTCtactacaaattaaaaaaatcactttggaagactgccttttcagtcacaatttacatttcacacaattattttacagtaaaaagACATTAAGTTCAGGGATACTGAATATATCTAAGGGCTTGAATTATTTATTGCTTGGCAGGGATATGAATATATTCAGCACAAGGTCACTAATACGAATCTGTATTTTTGGAGCTGGAGATATTGTGACACCTTGAATGAGGTATTTTAATAACGACAGTTATGCAGAGCATCTCGAGAGCTACTTCAGCTTCTCTACAGCGGAATATGTGTAGACTTACTGCAGGCTCAAAGTGGAACTTCCGCAGGAGATTAATAATCTAAAAGAGAAGACTAATGTGTTTGCATAATTAAAATTCCCCTCTGAATCTGAGGAATAAAAGAGTAGGCATGTTGTGATTCAAGTGCTAAACAAAACGGCATTGAATATTCATCATGTGTATTTGAAAACAGGATTGAAAAATCCCGTTGATGGATCTGAATTGATGAGTAATTCTTCTCCACAATATTGACAATATAACTCCACAAACGGGAGGTTCTCTGGTCATCTGTCCTATCAAATAGAGGGTTTATATGCAGCTCCATGCGGTTCCAATAGCATCAACGTGGAAATTAAaagcagtttattttatttagtgtaCATTTGTTACCTGGAGTACAATGCAGCACTGGATGAAGTCATCAAAGGCAACTTGTCCCTTCCTCTGACGGTCAAACTTTTCTATCAGTATGCTGTAAAACTGATCTGATAGACGATAGCCTGCAAGAAACATAAATAATCATTAACAATATAGCGGGCATGGATCCTCAGTGACACCAGCGTCTGCAGAGTCTTTAAATCAGATGTGACCTTGACTGTTGGAGAAGAGTCAGGTCAGTCAGATCTGATGGTTGGGTTGACTGGGCCGGTAGTGACAAATTACAGGCTTTAATCTCAGGTACTGTTCACAGTTTTGCTGCTTTTCACTGAACTAGTAGTGCAGCTTTAGCTACAATGTATTGTCATCAATTTTAAATGTTGCTGTTCTGGAATTGCTGAAAAACTGAAGCTTTAAGGATTTTACTGaacagaattttaaattttttgtgcAAACACctgaaatcaaaaacaaacagaaatcatGAAACATTGAACGCAAGTAGATTGAGAGAACATTTTTGAGTTTTAGATAATTGAATTTAGGTCTTTGTAACTAGAAGAGGATGAATCCAGTGATAGCAAAGCGAATAGGAGGTGACTACAGTCTTCAAATGGTCCCCAATGATTACAGACAAAACTTTATGTTCCAGTTCTCCATCTGTAAATTCTGTTTCCAAAGtgatcattttgtcttttcatgCCTGATAGCGATTGCTAACATTAAGCTAAGCAAGCACTTATTACACAAGATACAATTATTAACTAAATTCTGAACTATTATTTCAATGAACAATCTAAAAATACCAATTACTGAAAAAATGGAATCCGACCTTTTAACCCAGAGATGGGTGACAGCTATGTAGCCCACCACCAGTAATGAGATTTAACTACACATGCATACTTTGCTGCTCACCAAATCCAGTCAGGGCTTGTCTGAGCTCGTTCTTATCGATGAACCCAGAGTTGTCCCTGTCGTAGGTCCTGAAGATGTTCTGCCAGTCGGTGATGTACTTCCACACGCCAGCAAACTCATTGAAGTTCACCCCGCCTTTATTTTCCCTATCAAACATGGCTGAAGAAAAGAGAGGGGGGTTAATGATTCACCCCGTCTCATATGTTAAAGCATGACTCATTTACAGATGTACTGTAACCACACACAGTGTAAACTGGCCATCAGAGACCAGACAACTTTTCTGCACCAAAAGCCTCCGTTATAAGACAGAAAACTGTTTATCCTCCCAAACAAAACTCCACTCCTCATCTCTGCGCAGTTTAATCTCATTAGCTCCCAACAAAGGGAGTGATATCATAGGATGGATTTACAGAGTATGGTACAGTGTGAAAGGAAAGCCATGGAATTATGGTATTTATTCTGCAAGTCACACaacagaaaaggaagaaaatgtaCTGTGTATTTTATGTCTACATGAGAAACAATACCATTCAATAttgaattttaaatcaaatctaCATAGGGCTGGAATCAAACTAGAAAGTAAACTCTCCCACTCTTTTTATTGATGGCCACCCGTTTCCTCTACAGCGGTACCCAGTTAATCAAAGGACACTTTAGTTTCTACTCTCAGATTGCTCTAAAAATTAATCTATCCGGTTTTCATGGGAACGTCTGAGAGCTACCTTTGTCAACAGCTACTTACATATGATGGAGCGTACCGTCACCGGGTTGAATGGAGTCCATGTGCCTGTGGGACAGAACACCAGTTAAAAACAAACCAGTCCATTACAACATAGAGTAGCTCCACTTGAATGGAAGTTAAAAATACAAGATAAATTGGTTATAACTGATAATACATCTCTAGACACGACAattatgagaaaataaaacctttatCTTTGGTTTCACAATGTTTTCGTATGACAGCTTGTCTATCATTTACtatctttcatttattcatagaGTCATCACCTCATTATCTTCAGACAACCAATGAAGGCAAATTTGATCTCAATTCACAgataaataatatcaataataaggTCAGTTTACATTACGTTTAGGTAAGGTTCTGGTGGTAACTGGAATTTGTTTGTTGTATGGAGAGAGCTAGCAGCACGAGGCTGATTAGTGGGATCCCAGGCCACTGGGTTTGCCGAGAGCCACAGAGTGTTGGTTCTCATGTTTCTTTGTGATGTGGTAGAGATGAGAGCAGCAACCGAATAAGAAGAGACTCTCATTACTAGAGTACATGGTATGCTGTCTAATACACCACAATATAAGCAAGAAGAATATAAAGAATGGGGCATGTTGTCACAAAGAAATGTGCTGCAGTCACACTCCCAATTATGAGCTCAATGGTGGAGGATGATGAGGGAAGTGTGAAACTAAATAATtcactgtttgatttcattagaAACCAGTTTGAACATGTTTACAGCTGATCATGATAATTCTTTTTAATTATCTTTTAATTCCTGGGTTTGAGGTACAACCAAACCCTTTTTGGATTTAGCCAGCTGGAGCAGACTTCCACCTCCTGTTTTATGGGTTGTTGTTTTCTAGTGAGACAGTAACAATTCTGCTCACAAATGTGAGCAGAAAAATGACAAGCTGCTTCGAagccattattttaaaaaatacttgaaAGCAATCACTCCATGTGACATTTTAATGCCACCTCCAAAACTAAGATTTATTAAGATATATAAATCTTTGATGACTTATCTCACTTTATTCCAAAGAcgtaacaaacaaaaaaagaggatgAACATAAGAGGGAATGAGAAaacagaaaggagaggaaaccACATAAACAGACTTGAGGAGATGAAAAGAACATCATGCATGaggttttgtttgatttgtgagCAACTGAACTGTCTCACCTACATTTGACAGAAACTATTTCCCTGAACCTCCAACTAAACCCTAAAACCTCATTTGTGAGGTTTGAACTATCTTCTCATTGACCTGGTCCTTCTTGTTTGTGATTTCCCACCAGTTTATTTACACTAGCATGTTCACAAACAGTCATAGGAGCTTCAATCTTTTTTATGTAGACTcttgtttaaagaaaaataaaagaacacaaaaatctgttttacatttcatttgtttgaacTGAAATTTCACCTTTGAAGAAGTCTTAGAGGGTCTTAATGGTTGGTTCTATTGATGGGTGAGTCTTTTTGAGACGGTGGGTGAGTTGTTCTGGGACTACGCTTAAAGCCCTGACTGGAGCTTTGTTAGGAGGCACGATCTACATCCACTGACATTGTACAACATTTATTGAGATTCCGATCGCAGCACGATACAATTATATGAGTTAATTTACTGCAATACAGTCCTAAAAATACCTCATTTTCCCCCTAACCTATTTTGTCCACTGAACCAACACCgatgattagattagattttgaACAGCAGCTACGAAACTGGACTGACTGGCTATCAGACAGACGCCGTCAGTTTTGACATTcagtctttgttgtgtttgtgtttagtgCTGAActttgttagcatgctaacatgctaaactGAAAAAGTAAATGCTGATTTAGCTGTGAGAATTGTCACTTGTTATGTTAGTTTTGAGTTAGTCTGCTAAAATGGAGGTAGACTCCTCAGTATTCATTTGACCTTGAACCACATTATTAAAGATTTTTGATAAGAGTGCCTTCAACAATTTCTTACGTGTAATAGTAATCTCCCACAAATTTAGGAGCTTAAAAATTAAACTACCAGTCGTCTCAGGTGGACAAACAACCCAAAGGGATAGCGTTAATAAGTTACCTGTCATTtatgttttccttcattctgAAATAAGCTTATGTCAGCAGTATAACAGCCTGGATGATTTCCTTTTTGGTCTATTTCTAgcttactttaaaaaaaaactacagttaCATGACAAAATGTTACGCTTCTGGTTGAATCTGCCAGGTGGTCGGCCTGTTAGGCACAATTCTCCTTTGGTGACTGCATAAATGTTGCTGCTGCATCAGAGCTCTTACAAATACAGAGGAACAAGCACGGACTTCCTGGCCACACTGTGACTGCCCAGCATGAGTATAGtcaagatgtttgtgtgtgtctatgtgtacgTCTGATGACCAATTTGTACAATAACCCCTCTGTCTGGTCCATACACTGGACTCTCTCACTGCtgaggtggggagggagggaggagaaaggaggggaAAGAGGGCATGTAGGAGGTGAAGAGAGAGGCAACTCGGTGGAAAAACAGATTGAAGTGAGAGCCGTGTGTTCAGAAGGGCTGAGCTAGAACTCAGTGAAATATACACTTGATATATGCGCACATACATGGTATGAACCAAACATTTACAGCCACAAActtcacagaacacacacatgcttaacCAGAGagaaataactaaataactcAGTCGTAACAGTCCTCCTTTATCTGGGTCTGCATCAAATGTAGTCTGTTCTGGTCCAGGACTCTTCCTCCCACCAAATCTCATGGTTGTTTATTTAGTAGTGTTAACATAACACAACCATCAAACAAACTAAGTTTTCATCGTCATAATCCTCAATAACATCCTTCTGAAACATCTGCAGTTTGGGCATTTATGTTTGTAATAGCTGATGTTTTCCAGCATCAGATGAGGCAAAAGTACAACAGAATTTACTTAGAAATAAGAAAGGATTCAAGTTCTTCAGCACAGGCTCTGAAAAGTACTCTAAGAATAAAGGTAAATGTATGTAAGACATTTCCACTGCATTTTTTATGTGATTCTAAGTGAACCTCATGTTATACTAATATAAGATTCTATGAGAACATACTGAATTCAGGGATTAGGAGCTATAGTTCTATTTGAAAAATACTTggtatttgtattttgttacTTCCCCTCTCTGTGCAGCATTTACTGATCTGAAAACTATTGCCTACTTGTCATAAAGCCTCCAGCCAGTGGGTAGGTCAGCATGTCATTCtcaatttctgtttgtttttgtaatttatgtCAGATAACACCTCATGatgcatgacacacacaccagcaggcTATACTGAAGAAATCTTGTCACTCAGGAACAGCACTGGTGACTCAGAGCGTTAGCTGAGGACATCAGGCTGGATTTGGTTCACTGTAACGGAAAAGGctaaagagaaagaagaggagaaagatcGGCATTGGTTTAAAATAACCGATGCTCATGCCCTTATGACTGACCTCCAGTCTGACAGTAACATACAACCCCCGAGTCCTGCTGTTGTTCCAACTTTGCAATCTGCAAAGCAAGCAGCAGGATTTTACTGCTACTGCACACTTCAGTAAGTACAGGTACTTGAAAAGAAGTTTGTGGGTGGAAAAGAGCAGGGAAATAATGGCAATCTGGTGCGATCTACGCATAGGAAGGAGGCACAAAAACATACTGCAACTCAACACAGAAATACAAAGAACCTATACAGTATTTTGCacattataaggcacacctaaaagcctttcattttctcaaaaactgacagtgcaccttataatccagtgcgccttatatatgaaatccattttagaataggccattcattgactTATAATCAGAcacaccttataatcagatgcgccttataatccagtgcgccttatagtgcagaaaatgttGTACGTGTTATTAATAAGTAAGTTACACATACAGTAGTCACAcacagggagaggagaggagaggagaggagaggagaggagaggagaggagaggagaggagaggagaggagaggagaggagaggagaggagaggagaggagaggagaggagaggagaggagaggagaggagaggagaggagaggagaggagaggagaggagaggagaggagaggagaggagaggagaggagaggagaggagaggagaggagaggagaggagaggagaggagtgtcAGACAGGTAGAAACACTGATGATAACACTAACACAAGACAAAGTGACATCTTCAAAGTGAGAAAGTGGAGAGGGAGGCTGACAGATTTGAGAAAAGACAATTATTGAACATAGTGAGAGAAGGGATCAGTAAATTGTGCAGTAACAATAGAGAAATGCCACGTCTACCCTCCATAACCtccccttcttcttctgccATCCCCCTGAGGGAGGAGAAGTAAAACAGAGGGACAGGAGTTGCGGTACAGGTCATTGGAGGCTCAACGACAAATACTCCGACAGACAGGCCAGTCAGGATTGGTGGCTTCAGCTCGTAATGCAGGACAGGATGTGGCGCAGTGTGCACTCATCCTCACTGGCTCTGATTCATATCACAGTGAGACTTATGAGCTGGTGGAGCCCAAGAAAGAAGCACaaaaagagacacacaacacctaACTAAAGAAGTTTATGCCTCGACTGTCAAAGCAAAAAGGCATCACGTCGAGCCTTAGAACAACTGCTGATGAAATGAACAACCCTCACACATGATGAGGATAAACATGCGCGCAgctcatgcatgcatgcacagagacccactcactcacacactaatCAGTATGCGGAGCCAGAGCCACTGCGCAGCCTGATAACAGCTTGTTTCTCTGCTGCTGGCTTCTACATCGTCCGCTTCTCTGCTGCTTGCTTCTACAACGCCCGCTGTTGTCTGAAGTGTTCGTGAAAAACGATTTGGTGAAAAGTCTTTGGAAAAAACTGTCGGAGTGATTCAGCCATAACCTTGGTATGGAACATATGCTGATGACGAACTAAGCATCAACATGTGCTGCAGCTTCTGGGTGACTTGTGTGTCTCTACATACGTGTTGTTAAACATAGACGTATTTTCACTGTGAGCAAAGACAGGAATGATGCTGGCGCGGTTTTTGTTTAGGTACGAAAGCAGATATTTTATCAGCCTGCTGCTCTTCTCGGTCCAAGCCAGAGTAAAACTTAGGGATTTCAGCAGAGAACTCTACTTGCATCTTTTATTCATCACCGCTCCATAACCTGCCTTGCAGAATCACAAGGACCCAGTGGGAAGTCGCCCCTTAATCCTGTTtgaatcctcctcctcctcctactcttGAGCCAAATGGATCCAAGAGCAATTATACTCCCATCATTCTCAGATAAACTCCCCTTCTGCCACAGACACTCCTCACTGGATTACAATCGCTAAGTATCTCCACCACATTGACCGGGCAAACTTTACATTTTCACAATACTGCATGCAGTTTATAACTGTAAACTGGAATTCAGTCATGTTTGAAACAACAGGTCCTCATCATTGACACAATGAGCCCTTATCCTTGAAGCTACACTGAAACATTTcaccatcctcttcttctttgttgtcCTTGGATAAAAATAgaagtgtttctttttattgtgttcacCTGCCCCTCTGggagaaaaaatacatatatttcCTGCATCCTCATGGTGGTTGCTTAAATCAAAAAGCAGTTGATGGTGTGTAACAAAGAGATGGAAAAGAGGCAactgggtcaaaaaaaaaaaaacagcagaaaagcaCAGGAATAgtcagaaaaaagaacaaatagagGCTGCAGGACAGCCTGCTACGCACCATTCGATAAGGCCTGCTGAAGCTCTGAGTCTGATATCACTCCACTCCGGTCCTTGTCCACCCTGGGGAGGATACACAGATTAGATACTGCCTGCATTATCCActtcacacac contains:
- the pdcd6 gene encoding programmed cell death protein 6, which encodes MAYHSPYKAPPHINAPPDQGFLWNIFQRVDKDRSGVISDSELQQALSNGTWTPFNPVTVRSIISMFDRENKGGVNFNEFAGVWKYITDWQNIFRTYDRDNSGFIDKNELRQALTGFGYRLSDQFYSILIEKFDRQRKGQVAFDDFIQCCIVLQRLTDVFRRYDTDQDGWIQVSYEQYLSMVFNIV